One Micromonospora eburnea genomic region harbors:
- a CDS encoding carbohydrate ABC transporter permease yields the protein MISHLDTATARRRRSRRPVWEEPPSPAGQAAKGALLVLLVAAVLVPMWAVLVTSLSSRETIDAAGGMVMVPRGIDPSAYVTIFSGGQITQAVWISTLVTVLGTTLSLAVTVLAAYGLSRPGSVGHRGLLFFFLLTFLIFPGLVPSYLVVTGLGLKDSIWSLILPSAVSVFNLVVIRAFFMNVPGELLDSARIDGAGEFRILWKIMLPLSRAVIAVVGLFYAVGYWNAYFNAVLYVDDNDKFPIQRVLQSYILAGQSPNVSGTPVNLPGVTAYPPTLAVKMAVVVVTVVPAVIVYPFVQRHFTKGVITGAVKG from the coding sequence GTGATCAGCCACCTCGACACCGCGACCGCCCGGCGGCGCCGCTCCCGCCGGCCCGTCTGGGAGGAGCCGCCCTCGCCGGCCGGGCAGGCCGCCAAGGGCGCCCTACTCGTCCTGCTCGTCGCCGCGGTCCTCGTCCCCATGTGGGCGGTCCTGGTGACCAGCCTCTCCTCCCGGGAGACGATCGACGCGGCCGGCGGGATGGTGATGGTGCCGCGCGGCATCGATCCGTCGGCGTACGTGACCATCTTCAGCGGCGGGCAGATCACCCAGGCGGTCTGGATCAGCACCCTGGTCACCGTGCTCGGCACCACGCTCAGCCTGGCGGTGACCGTGCTCGCCGCGTACGGGCTGTCCCGGCCCGGGTCGGTCGGCCACCGGGGGCTGCTCTTCTTCTTCCTGCTGACCTTCCTCATCTTCCCCGGCCTGGTGCCCAGCTACCTGGTGGTCACCGGTCTCGGGCTCAAGGACAGCATCTGGTCGCTGATCCTGCCCAGCGCGGTCAGCGTGTTCAACCTGGTGGTGATCCGGGCGTTCTTCATGAACGTTCCCGGGGAGCTGCTCGACAGCGCCCGCATCGACGGGGCGGGGGAGTTCCGCATCCTCTGGAAGATCATGTTGCCGCTGTCCCGGGCGGTGATCGCCGTGGTCGGCCTCTTCTACGCCGTCGGCTACTGGAACGCGTACTTCAACGCGGTGCTCTACGTCGACGACAACGACAAGTTCCCGATCCAGCGGGTGCTGCAGAGCTACATCCTCGCCGGGCAGTCACCCAACGTCTCCGGCACGCCGGTCAACCTGCCCGGGGTGACCGCGTACCCGCCGACGCTCGCGGTCAAGATGGCGGTGGTGGTGGTCACCGTGGTCCCGGCGGTGATCGTCTACCCGTTCGTGCAGCGGCACTTCACCAAGGGCGTGATCACCGGCGCCGTGAAGGGCTGA